A DNA window from Helianthus annuus cultivar XRQ/B chromosome 15, HanXRQr2.0-SUNRISE, whole genome shotgun sequence contains the following coding sequences:
- the LOC110911546 gene encoding V-type proton ATPase subunit c1: MADSTFSGDETAPFFGFLGAAFALVFSCMGAAYGTAKSGVGVASMGVMRPELVMKSIVPVVMAGVLGIYGLIIAVIISTGINPKAKSYYLFDGYAHLSSGLACGLAGLSAGMAIGIVGDAGVRANAQQPKLFVGMILILIFAEALALYGLIVGIILSSRAGQSRAD; the protein is encoded by the exons ATGGCCGATTCGACATTCAGCGGTGATGAAACTGCACCTTTCTTCGGATTCCTCGGTGCCGCTTTTGCACTCGTCTTCTCAT GTATGGGGGCTGCATACGGTACGGCGAAGAGTGGTGTAGGCGTGGCATCTATGGGAGTTATGAGGCCTGAGCTGGTGATGAAATCTATTGTTCCGGTTGTTATGGCTGGTGTGCTCGGTATTTATGGTTTGATTATTGCTGTTATTATCAGTACCGGAATCAACCCCAAGGCGAAATCTTATTATCTGTTTGATGGCTATGCACACCTTTCCTCTGGTTTGGCTTGTGGTCTGGCTGGTCTTTCCGCTGGAATGGCTATCGGAATTGTTGGTGATGCTGGTGTTAG AGCAAACGCTCAGCAGCCAAAGCTCTTTGTGGGCATGATTCTTATCCTCATCTTCGCCGAAGCCTTGGCCTTATACGGTCTTATTGTGGGTATCATCTTGTCTTCCCGAGCGGGTCAGTCCAGAGCAGATTAA